The DNA window GGGAAGCACCGACACGTAATGTTTTGTGTTAGAGAAATTAATTATGTTCTAGTGGTCTGTCAGGCTCAGTTTGTCGAGTCACCAGCGATCTCAAAATTCCCAGGGCAAGTCGCTTCGAGCAGCGTCGAGAAGCCTCCCAGAAGACGGCGGTCCTGTTCAAGAAGATTTCTCGACTGCGCTCGAAGCGTGTCCCGACTACTGTCGGGATGACGTGCCGGTCTTGGGGAATTTTGAGATCGGGGGTCCGACCCATCAGATAGTAGTTGACGCGGCACTAGTGACGAGGTGGTAGGGGGGTGCGTAGAGCGATGGATGGCAAATCCGTCGGACATCTTTTGCCGGTTTGTCGCCCGGTAGGCTCATCGCAGAACCGGTTGATGATCGGGCACGGCGACTGAGAACATAGTTGACGGAACTGCCTGCGCCGACGCCCCGCAGAGGCCCGACAGCTTCGCCCGCAGCAGTTCGGCCCGCTGAGGGATGATGCAGTCCGCAGCCGATCCCCGCTCCGGGTGATTAATCTCGCAAGGGCTGTTGGGACCCCTCGTCTTTCAGGGCATCGCAGAGCCGCCGGTGGAGTTCGCCGAAGGAGAGCGTCGCGTATTGCTCGCCCGTCAGCATTAGTAGCGGATCGGCGTACTCCTGCGGGCTGCGCTCGGTGCCCTTGGTCGTCTCCTCGGTCACAAACACGACGGCGCGCATGTATTCATGCTCTCCCTGCGCGTCGGTTTTGAGTGGGGGCGGGAGAAATGCGCCGTAGGGGTCGCCGTCTTCGTAGCCCAGGCCCGGCGTCGGGGCGCCGATGTGCGCGGGCACCCCTTGCGCCGTCACGCGGATCCAATCGCAATCCGGGAGGGCGAGACCTTCACGCGGAAACTTGAGGCCCCAGAGCGTGGCGTAGATGCTCATCTTGTAGAGGACTGAATGGGCAGTACGGGAGGGTGGAAGTATCTTTTGACTTCTCACCCGGCTAAAGCCGGGAGATTCTTCACGGGCTTCTCTGCCCTTATCCCACGGGTCTGCATCCCTGCCACTGACAGGCGGCCTTACGCGAACTCGCCGGGTTACACCGCATGTGCGGTCGGTACCGCACTCCGGTGGGCGAAGCCATCTCGCCAGCTACTCGGACGGAATCCTGCCCGAGATACTTCTTTCGGATATTAGATGCACCTACGAGGTCCCGGTGTCCTTCAAACCCACACGAGCAGATGTACTCTCTGCCATGTGGTTTATGCCTATTTCCACAGGAGGGACACTCTTGACTTGTGTAGGCTTCTCCAACGCGCTTCACGGTCATTCCGTGGAGTCGCGCCTTGTACTCGATCATGCGAACAAACTCACCGTAGGCCCACTGGTGGAGCCTTTGGTTCGCCTTCGATCCGTAGTCCAAACCGTTTCGGATCCCTGTTAAGTCACCCACTACAACTGTTCCGACTCGTCTTTCGTGGAGAGTCTTTACCAGTCGCGTGGAATGTTTATGCAGGAGATCCTTGATCTGACTACGAATTTTGCCTAATTGTCGGTCCTTGGCTTGGACCAATCGCTTCCAACGTCTACTGCCGTATTCTTTTCGGTCGATCTTCGAGTCGAGTCGTGCTGCGGTGCGGTTCTGTTGTCGCCGTAGACTTCGTAGCTCTCTTCCATTGAAAGTCCAAGAATCATCCCCGGTATAAACAGCAGCGAGATGTATTTCTCCGATGTCGATACCAGCCGTCTTGGTGCCTTTCGGCTCTTGATCTTCTTCGACCTCGTACTGACACCGAAGCTCGTACTGGCTGCCGTCCCAGCCGATCTCGACTCGTTTCGGCTTCGTGTCGGAAGGCCAGTCGATTAGCACCGGGTCGTTCCCTCGCCCATTAGAGAGGCGAAGTACGCCATCGTCTCGGAGCCGGATTGCGGCAGACTTCCACTGAACTTTGAAGTACCGCTTCTGCTTATAGGGCGGGCGAAGGCCCTCGTAGTCACCGCTGTCTCGCTTCTTGCGCCAGCTTTGGAGGCTGTCGTAGAAGCTGTCTGCCACTGCTTGAGCCGACTGGCTATGCAGCCCATCGACGCCCTTGCAGTGCATCTTTTGGGCTTGCCCTTTCGAGAGCCAGTATCCTTGGCGATCTACGAACCGCCAGTGCCACTTCGCCACGGTGGACCACAGATTGCCCGCCCGCCGAGCAAGACGGTCAAGTTGATCTGTTTTGCCCAATTTGAGCTTGCGGGTCAGATACATGTGAAATACAAAAACCCTCGCAGCACTCGGCAGGTGGAACTGGGCTCATAGTAGGCCCGGCTGCCGATTG is part of the Salinibacter ruber DSM 13855 genome and encodes:
- a CDS encoding RNA-guided endonuclease InsQ/TnpB family protein, whose protein sequence is MYLTRKLKLGKTDQLDRLARRAGNLWSTVAKWHWRFVDRQGYWLSKGQAQKMHCKGVDGLHSQSAQAVADSFYDSLQSWRKKRDSGDYEGLRPPYKQKRYFKVQWKSAAIRLRDDGVLRLSNGRGNDPVLIDWPSDTKPKRVEIGWDGSQYELRCQYEVEEDQEPKGTKTAGIDIGEIHLAAVYTGDDSWTFNGRELRSLRRQQNRTAARLDSKIDRKEYGSRRWKRLVQAKDRQLGKIRSQIKDLLHKHSTRLVKTLHERRVGTVVVGDLTGIRNGLDYGSKANQRLHQWAYGEFVRMIEYKARLHGMTVKRVGEAYTSQECPSCGNRHKPHGREYICSCGFEGHRDLVGASNIRKKYLGQDSVRVAGEMASPTGVRYRPHMRCNPASSRKAACQWQGCRPVG